TGGTTTTCTGTAAATGATTTTTTGTGAGCCAAGAGTAGGCGCTAAACCCTTCAAGACAATTTCACGATAAAGTTTTGAACGGGCAATCATCTCCCAACGTATAAAGTCCATATACGCTGCATATTTGAATGCGGTCATCACACGCAACCCATCACAGTCAAATAGTCGAACTGTAAATGTTCTGCTCAGTTCTGCCTCAACGTCTATTTGTTTCTGAAAATTTTTCGCAATTAGAATCCTGATAATACGATACCAATAGTAGAACATACATGATATGTTTTGGTGGTGGGGAAACAAGAGAACGCTTAACTCTTAAATATACGCAGCGCCCTTTAAATTCTTACCTCGTTTTGTCGAGCAAAAGTCTTGTGTAGCCAATCTTGCGAGTTCTACTATATAAATCCAGGTATCCAATAAGTGACAGCACGGGCGTACAAAAGCAAACTGATGTATGGTTCATAAATGATTGGCACGATATTCACACCCTGCATTAAAAAATAACAACTTAATTTATGAAGAATATTTTCTTACTGCTGTCAGGTATCATCATTACCTGTAGCATACAGGCGCAAAATAGCCAGTCGCAAAGAACAGGTGCGGTATATATTACTGTAAACGGGAACAAAAATCTACAGGTTGCCATTGATGGGGTTGTAAAAACATTTATCAGCACAGCCAGTACAAGCACTGTTAATAAAACTGCTCCCATTGCCAATCTTGAAGCAGGTATGCATACCCTCACTTTTCCCGGAACAGGGGCAAACAATAACCGCACAGGTGAAAACATGACAACAGAATTTAACCTGAGACGGAATTTTGATATGCATATTAATGTTAATGCGGATGGCAGCATTGAATTGATTGAAAAACGAAAAGCAGGTGGGGGCAGCAATGCTTCGCAGTTCAATACCACGCTGCGGAACCTGAAAGCACAAACAACCAATCAAAGCAGGAATGCATATTTAAACTCATTATTTAACACGCCTAATACTTATTTTACATCTATACAGGTTGTACAATTGCTGCAACAAATACGTGTAGAGGCCGACAGATTGCCTTTGGCTAAATTATCGTTCCGTACGGTAACAGATCCGGCTAATTTCAGCCCGGTATATGGTTTATTTAATGTGCAGGCAAACAGAACCGAACTGGAGAATTATGTAAACTATTATGATGCAAACACTGCTGGTTCTGCAACAACAACTAATGGCACGGCGATGTCAGACAGTTATTTCAACAGCTTATATCAAAACATCAGGTACCAGTCGCCCGTTTCAACACAGGTAGCTTCAATCAACAATGCATTTAATGTATCAGGTAATTATTTTACATCCAGCCAGGTGGTGCAATTGCTGCAATTGATTACGGCGGAAACAAGCAGGTTACAATTGGCAAAAGCATCTTATCGCACAGTTGTTGATCCAGTAAATTTTACAGCCGTTTCTAATTTATTGTATACACAAAGCAGTCGTGATGAACTTTCGGCGTATATCAATAATGGTGCTACAGGAACCACTACTGCAGGTGCAGCAATGTCGGAGGCAGATTATACAACTTTACACCGTTCCATCAGCTCTCAGTTTATGCCCTTTTCAAAAATAACCATGCTCACCAATACCTTTAATAACACTGCTTATTATTTTACCAGCAGCCAGGTGAGAGGTCTTTTATTATTAATCAGCAGCGAGACAAACAGGCTGCAGTTAGCTAAAAAGGCTTATCGTAATACAGTTGACCGTGTAAATTATACGCAGTTAAACGACTTGTTTACCACTGCAAGTTATAAAGATGATTTAACTGCCTATGTAAAGGCCTACAGAGATTAAATAGTTACTATCTGTTCTTATGGAAGGGTCGTTCTTTTTTAATGGAAGGGAATGATCCTTTTTATTTTTTCGGCAACTTTGTTACGGTTCCATATTAGGATTTTTTCAAAAATGTGAGCGGTGGGCCAATATGTTCAAACCCATGTGCTTTCCTTGCTTTATCTTTTTCTTCTTCCGTCATTTTTGCAATTTCACCATTGTGTACACGGTTAAACCATTCTTCCATTTTACCTGCGGGTTGAAATAACATGAGCAGTTTACTTTCTCCCTTACCCACTTTTGCAAATGTATGTGGCACACCACGTGGGCCAAACACACAATCGCCGGCTTTTGCATGATAAAGTTCATCACCCACTTTTATCATATACTCTCCTGAAATGATGTACCACCATTCGTCCTGTTCATAGTGAAAATGTAATGCCGGACCTCCTTCTTTCAATCTGGTTGAATCAAAGATGTACAGATCGCCATCTGTATCCTTGCCCGATACTTTACAATAAAACTTATCGCCTTCAAAAAGCGACAGGGGTTTGTTAAAACGGTCATTGCCGTTTTTAACCATAATGCCTTTGCCAACCCTGGTTTTTTGTTTTCTACCTGCTTCTGTTTTAAAAGGCGCTGCTGCTATGCTGCCTATGGCCAAACAAAACTTTAGAAAAGAACTACGTTTCATAAAACTTGTTTTTGGCTGAAGAAAGAGTGTTGTTTAAAGCTACTTCATTTTCTTCGTTAACACAATGGCCCCCGCAGGTTTTGTTAATTGAAAGATGTTGCGTAAACTAGCGGAATGTATGTGTTGGTAAGCATGGGTAGTTAAACTGCCCGCACAGGTTTTATCAATTTAAACTACACGTAAATCAATATGAACGGCACGCTACGTTATTTGTTAACAATCAGTTTTATCCTCTGGAAGTTTAGCAGCTCTGCGCAACAATTACATTATACTGCAACGCAAACTGAACTTATACACGACAGTATCAGTAAAAGCAGGTGGGATATTGGCGGAAGTTTATCGCAATACAGTTTCAGGTATATGTCGGAGTTTTTTCCGGTTAGTATAATTCGTAAATCAAACCAGGCTTATGTATTCAGAGCGAACAACAAAAAATCAGTTGACAATATTGTTGTGAAGTCTGGAAAGAATACACTCACGCTCGAAAACTATTTAAAGCAATTACATTTTGCAGGTTTTATTGTTGTGCATAAAGGCGCCATTGCTTATGAAAAGTATTTCTCCATGCTTCCCGAAGATCAGCATACACTGCAATCGGTAACCAAAGTAATTACTTCGCTCTTAATTACCGGATTGATCAATGAAGGTAAAATTGATATGAACCAGTCAGTTGAAAAATACATTAGCGATTTAAAAGGTTCTGACTGGCAGGGTATATCGGTAAAAGATATTCTGAATATGCGTTCGGGCATGGACAGTTATTCGATCGATTTCGCAAGTGGACCGTTTACAAATCCCTTGCATAAAAATTATCAGCTTGAGTCTTCACTGGGTGTGTTGCCAAAAGCGAACAAAACGCCGCTTTCTCCTTACAAATTCATTGCAGGTATAAAAAAAGACAAGATGCCCGGTTTAAATGCCGAATACTCAAATCTTAATACGTTTGTTTTAGGATGGCTTGCCGAAACTGTTACAGGTAAAAAGTATGCTGACCTTGTATCAGAAAGAATATGGAAGCCGATGGGTGCATCATCCAATGCGTATGTATGTGTTTCTGATAAAGGTATTCCATGGACGCATGGAGGTATGTCGGCCACACTCAGAGATCTTGCACGTTTCGGAATGCTTTTTACCAACAGCGAAATCAAAGCAAGAAAAGAAAACCTGATCAGTTTTAAGCAGGTAAAAGAGATTTTTGATGCGCCACCAATAACCAATTCCTTTGCGCCATTTAAATGGGCTTATCAATGGGATCTTGCCAGTGATGGCATTATGATGAAAAGTGGTTTTGGCGGACAGGCTTTATACATTCATCCGGAAAAAGAAATCGTTATTGCCTGTTATAATTATATTGACAGCGATTGGAGTATTATGAACACTATTTCTGATGCGGTGATCAATGATATTATAAAAGCGGTTGAGAAGTGACGCTTGTGAAAAGTAATCATTC
The DNA window shown above is from Lacibacter sp. H375 and carries:
- a CDS encoding acyl-CoA thioesterase; translation: MFYYWYRIIRILIAKNFQKQIDVEAELSRTFTVRLFDCDGLRVMTAFKYAAYMDFIRWEMIARSKLYREIVLKGLAPTLGSQKIIYRKPLKRWTKFTLKVTTAGWDEKWVYHIHKFEQQEETKAVGITRALIWKKDKPQLLRQILESAGVKNLHKKPPDWVLNLFETDTDIIAGNLSH
- a CDS encoding serine hydrolase domain-containing protein, which gives rise to MNGTLRYLLTISFILWKFSSSAQQLHYTATQTELIHDSISKSRWDIGGSLSQYSFRYMSEFFPVSIIRKSNQAYVFRANNKKSVDNIVVKSGKNTLTLENYLKQLHFAGFIVVHKGAIAYEKYFSMLPEDQHTLQSVTKVITSLLITGLINEGKIDMNQSVEKYISDLKGSDWQGISVKDILNMRSGMDSYSIDFASGPFTNPLHKNYQLESSLGVLPKANKTPLSPYKFIAGIKKDKMPGLNAEYSNLNTFVLGWLAETVTGKKYADLVSERIWKPMGASSNAYVCVSDKGIPWTHGGMSATLRDLARFGMLFTNSEIKARKENLISFKQVKEIFDAPPITNSFAPFKWAYQWDLASDGIMMKSGFGGQALYIHPEKEIVIACYNYIDSDWSIMNTISDAVINDIIKAVEK
- a CDS encoding DUF4476 domain-containing protein; its protein translation is MKNIFLLLSGIIITCSIQAQNSQSQRTGAVYITVNGNKNLQVAIDGVVKTFISTASTSTVNKTAPIANLEAGMHTLTFPGTGANNNRTGENMTTEFNLRRNFDMHINVNADGSIELIEKRKAGGGSNASQFNTTLRNLKAQTTNQSRNAYLNSLFNTPNTYFTSIQVVQLLQQIRVEADRLPLAKLSFRTVTDPANFSPVYGLFNVQANRTELENYVNYYDANTAGSATTTNGTAMSDSYFNSLYQNIRYQSPVSTQVASINNAFNVSGNYFTSSQVVQLLQLITAETSRLQLAKASYRTVVDPVNFTAVSNLLYTQSSRDELSAYINNGATGTTTAGAAMSEADYTTLHRSISSQFMPFSKITMLTNTFNNTAYYFTSSQVRGLLLLISSETNRLQLAKKAYRNTVDRVNYTQLNDLFTTASYKDDLTAYVKAYRD
- a CDS encoding cupin domain-containing protein; translated protein: MKRSSFLKFCLAIGSIAAAPFKTEAGRKQKTRVGKGIMVKNGNDRFNKPLSLFEGDKFYCKVSGKDTDGDLYIFDSTRLKEGGPALHFHYEQDEWWYIISGEYMIKVGDELYHAKAGDCVFGPRGVPHTFAKVGKGESKLLMLFQPAGKMEEWFNRVHNGEIAKMTEEEKDKARKAHGFEHIGPPLTFLKKS